From the Priestia koreensis genome, one window contains:
- a CDS encoding TVP38/TMEM64 family protein, translating to MDFTHDTIELFHTYKHLAVLLSIVFNIVISILGVVPSVFLTAANLAVFGFAQGMWISFLGESIGAILAFLLYRKGFSRLQNQKGFSHPKIQRLLHATKSESFLLILSLRLMPFVPSGLVTFIASIGKTTLIIFATASSLGKIPAILIEGFSVNEMMNVTTTGKLLMALFAVTGFVLLLKRLR from the coding sequence ATGGATTTTACGCATGATACGATTGAACTTTTTCACACCTACAAACACCTTGCTGTTTTACTTAGCATTGTATTTAATATCGTCATTAGTATACTCGGGGTTGTTCCGAGCGTTTTTCTAACCGCCGCAAACTTGGCGGTATTCGGCTTTGCACAGGGCATGTGGATTTCATTTTTAGGAGAAAGCATTGGCGCAATTTTAGCTTTCCTTCTGTATCGAAAAGGGTTTTCTCGTCTTCAAAATCAAAAGGGATTTTCCCATCCTAAAATTCAACGGTTGTTACATGCTACGAAAAGCGAGTCATTTCTCCTTATTTTAAGTTTGCGCCTTATGCCATTTGTTCCGTCTGGCCTTGTTACTTTTATTGCTTCAATCGGTAAAACGACTCTCATTATTTTTGCAACGGCTAGCTCTCTTGGAAAAATACCCGCAATTTTAATCGAAGGATTTTCGGTCAATGAAATGATGAATGTAACTACAACCGGAAAACTATTGATGGCGCTTTTTGCTGTCACTGGCTTCGTGCTGTTACTAAAACGATTACGTTAA
- a CDS encoding carbohydrate ABC transporter permease produces MQHRQKATLLSIIPGVGQLYNRQWIKGSLFLLLTVSFIIVFKDLFNMGFWGLMTLGTQVPRDNSIFLLAEGIIALIVTGFGVSFYYINLRDAYRNGQKRERNGKASSLKEDYHNLIEQGYPYLISGPSFLLLIFAVIFPILFSFALAFTNYDLYHSPPAHLADWVGLDTFKQIFTVDIWRSTFFDVLGWTVIWTLVASTVQIAVGIFLAVLVNQKDLKFKRFYRTILVLPWAVPGFVTILIFAGLFNDSFGAVNNTILSAFGIDPVPWMTNAAWSKLALILMQGWLGFPYIFLVTTGVLQSIPEDLYEAATIDGASITAKFRHITMPMILLAMAPILITQYTFNFNNFNIIYLFNGGGPAVSGSTAGGTDILVSWIYKLTMQSSQYSLAAALTILLSVFVIAIALWQFRRTSSFKEGA; encoded by the coding sequence GTGCAACATCGTCAAAAAGCTACATTATTATCAATCATTCCAGGTGTTGGTCAGCTTTACAACAGGCAATGGATCAAAGGAAGCTTATTTTTACTCTTAACAGTATCCTTTATCATTGTTTTTAAAGACTTATTCAATATGGGCTTTTGGGGATTAATGACTCTTGGTACTCAAGTTCCCCGCGATAACTCTATTTTTTTATTAGCAGAAGGAATTATTGCGCTCATTGTCACCGGATTTGGCGTCAGTTTTTATTATATAAATTTACGTGATGCGTATCGAAATGGACAAAAACGAGAAAGAAATGGAAAGGCTAGTTCGCTAAAAGAAGATTATCATAATTTAATTGAACAAGGTTATCCTTATCTCATTAGTGGTCCATCTTTTCTTCTATTAATCTTTGCTGTCATTTTTCCTATTTTATTTAGTTTTGCTCTTGCGTTTACAAACTATGATTTGTACCATTCGCCACCTGCTCATTTAGCAGATTGGGTAGGATTAGATACCTTTAAGCAAATCTTTACGGTAGACATATGGCGCTCAACCTTTTTTGATGTTCTCGGTTGGACTGTGATATGGACCCTTGTTGCATCTACCGTCCAAATAGCAGTTGGAATATTTTTAGCTGTGCTGGTCAATCAAAAGGACTTAAAGTTTAAGCGATTTTACCGAACGATACTCGTTCTTCCGTGGGCAGTACCAGGATTTGTGACAATTTTGATTTTCGCTGGATTGTTCAATGACAGCTTTGGGGCAGTAAATAACACAATTTTATCAGCATTTGGCATTGATCCAGTTCCTTGGATGACCAATGCAGCTTGGTCAAAGCTAGCGCTTATTCTAATGCAAGGGTGGCTAGGCTTCCCCTATATTTTTCTTGTCACAACAGGTGTATTACAGTCAATACCAGAGGACTTGTATGAAGCAGCGACTATTGATGGTGCGTCCATTACAGCAAAGTTTCGCCACATTACGATGCCAATGATTTTATTAGCAATGGCTCCTATTCTTATTACGCAATACACATTTAACTTTAATAATTTTAATATTATTTATCTGTTCAATGGTGGGGGACCAGCAGTATCAGGGTCAACCGCTGGTGGAACGGACATTCTCGTTTCGTGGATTTATAAATTAACGATGCAGTCTAGTCAGTATTCACTTGCGGCAGCTTTAACCATTTTACTATCCGTTTTTGTTATTGCCATTGCTTTATGGCAGTTTAGACGCACAAGTTCGTTTAAGGAGGGAGCTTAA
- a CDS encoding sugar ABC transporter substrate-binding protein: MKKSKKYLGLIGGLALSLSLTACGPKDDGKVNSVSKEDSKNKTLLVWEDQQKSSGIKEAIAQFEKEHHVKVNVMEKPYAKQIEGLRLDGPAGTGPDVLTMPGDQIGTAVTEGLIKKLDVGDDIQSLYTDVAMDAEKVDGSIYGLPKAVETTMLYYNKDLIKEEELPKTLDEWYQYDKKVTKNGNYGFLALFDQIYYAQSVMGGYGGYIFSKDSKGTYDPTDIGINNEGAIQGAEVIQKFYKEKLFPAGIVGAQGINVLESLFTSGKAAAIISGPWNIEPFTKAGINFGVAKLPQLENGQNMSSFVGVKSYNVSTYSKEPELAQELVEFLANKENSKKRYEVTQEVPAVKELADDPVVTKSEAAQAVAQQSQFSELTPNIPEMNEVWTPTDAALQTIATGKANPKEALNQAAKTIKGQIKAKHGK, encoded by the coding sequence ATGAAAAAGTCCAAAAAGTATCTCGGGCTTATAGGTGGATTGGCGTTGAGTCTTTCTTTAACAGCTTGTGGACCGAAAGATGATGGGAAAGTAAACTCCGTGTCAAAAGAAGATTCAAAGAATAAGACACTTCTAGTTTGGGAAGATCAGCAAAAGTCTTCAGGAATTAAGGAGGCAATTGCTCAATTTGAGAAAGAGCATCATGTAAAAGTGAATGTCATGGAAAAGCCGTATGCAAAGCAAATTGAAGGGTTACGGTTAGACGGCCCGGCAGGAACCGGTCCTGACGTTCTTACGATGCCTGGTGACCAAATTGGAACAGCGGTAACAGAGGGGCTTATTAAAAAGTTGGATGTAGGTGATGATATTCAATCTCTGTATACGGATGTGGCAATGGATGCTGAAAAGGTCGACGGATCGATATATGGATTACCAAAAGCAGTTGAGACGACCATGCTCTATTACAATAAAGACCTCATAAAAGAAGAGGAACTACCGAAAACACTTGATGAATGGTATCAATACGATAAAAAAGTAACAAAAAACGGGAATTATGGATTTCTAGCTCTCTTTGATCAGATCTATTACGCACAAAGCGTAATGGGTGGGTACGGAGGTTATATTTTTTCAAAAGATAGCAAGGGAACATACGACCCAACAGACATTGGAATTAATAATGAGGGAGCGATACAAGGAGCAGAAGTGATTCAAAAGTTTTATAAAGAAAAGTTATTTCCTGCCGGTATTGTAGGTGCACAAGGAATTAACGTACTTGAATCACTCTTTACGTCAGGAAAAGCAGCAGCTATTATCTCAGGGCCTTGGAATATCGAGCCGTTTACAAAAGCAGGAATTAATTTTGGGGTGGCTAAACTCCCTCAACTTGAAAACGGGCAAAACATGAGCTCATTTGTCGGTGTGAAAAGCTACAACGTTAGCACGTATTCGAAAGAGCCAGAGCTTGCTCAGGAGCTTGTTGAGTTTCTAGCGAACAAAGAAAATTCGAAAAAACGCTATGAAGTAACACAAGAAGTACCTGCGGTCAAAGAATTAGCTGATGACCCAGTCGTTACTAAGAGCGAAGCAGCTCAGGCAGTAGCTCAGCAGTCACAGTTCTCGGAATTAACCCCTAATATTCCAGAGATGAATGAAGTATGGACGCCAACAGATGCTGCACTACAGACAATTGCAACTGGAAAAGCGAATCCAAAAGAAGCGCTCAATCAAGCAGCGAAAACGATTAAAGGTCAAATTAAGGCAAAGCACGGAAAATAA
- a CDS encoding helix-turn-helix domain-containing protein has product MSIVVNIDVMLAKRKMSVTELSERVGITMANISILKNGKAKAIRIQTLDAICQALDCQPGDILEYVSDEER; this is encoded by the coding sequence ATGAGTATTGTAGTGAACATTGATGTGATGCTTGCCAAACGAAAAATGAGCGTCACTGAACTATCTGAGCGTGTCGGCATTACGATGGCCAATATCTCAATTTTAAAAAATGGAAAAGCGAAGGCTATACGTATTCAGACGCTAGATGCTATTTGTCAGGCACTTGATTGTCAACCAGGTGATATTTTGGAGTACGTTTCAGATGAAGAACGTTAA
- a CDS encoding beta-galactosidase, with protein sequence MSNRQKTYTTGARFMLHGGDYNPDQWLDHPDILAEDLKLMKLSHTNTFSVGIFAWSALEPEEGMYQFEWLDEIFRTIDENGGRIILATPSGARPAWLSQAYPEVLRVNDSRVKQLHGGRHNHCFTSPVYREKTRKINELLAERYGNHRALLMWHISNEYSGDCHCSLCQAAFRNWLQEKYKDLKSLNDAWWGPFWSHTYTDWSQIESPSSIGESAVHGLNLDWKRFVTDQTISFFENEIVPIKAITPNIPITTNFMADTHDLIPFQSLDYSKFAKHMDVISWDAYPAWHNDWETTADLAMKVGFINDLYRSLKQQPFLLMESTPSAVNWHSVNKAKRPGMHLLSAMQMVAHGSDSILYFQWRKSRGSSEKFHGAVVDHDNSPNNRVFQDVATVGKVLEQLSDVVGTNRSSNVAILYDWESQWALDDAQGFGLETKRYPQTLQQHYRTFWEKDIPVDVITKEQDFNPYKLLIVPMLYLASEQTISRLKAFVEQGGTLVMTYMSGLVNEHDLAHLGGWHKDLRDIFGMQPLETDTFYPADENTVEYDGKSYRVKDHATIINLQTATEEGQYKQDFYADTSAVTKHSYGKGCAYYIGARLEDTFHEAFYEKIIEELSLKLEAVIDHGKGVSVQCRYDDEHEYIFIMNFTEEKQVVTIPNSMKNLLSGENEEGEIILNVYETRVLKRER encoded by the coding sequence ATGTCAAACCGTCAAAAAACCTATACAACAGGTGCTAGATTTATGCTCCATGGTGGTGATTACAATCCGGACCAGTGGCTCGATCATCCGGATATTTTAGCCGAAGATTTAAAATTAATGAAGCTTTCACATACCAATACATTTTCCGTGGGCATTTTTGCATGGAGTGCGTTAGAGCCAGAAGAAGGTATGTATCAGTTTGAGTGGCTTGATGAAATTTTTCGAACGATTGATGAGAATGGAGGGAGAATTATTTTAGCAACTCCAAGCGGTGCAAGACCTGCTTGGTTATCGCAAGCGTACCCTGAAGTCCTTCGAGTGAATGACTCTCGAGTGAAACAGCTTCACGGGGGAAGACATAATCATTGTTTTACGTCACCCGTCTATCGTGAAAAGACAAGAAAGATCAATGAGCTATTAGCAGAGCGATACGGAAATCACCGGGCTTTACTCATGTGGCATATTTCAAATGAATACAGCGGTGATTGTCATTGTTCCCTTTGCCAAGCGGCATTTCGAAACTGGCTACAAGAAAAATATAAGGATTTAAAATCGTTGAATGATGCATGGTGGGGTCCTTTTTGGAGCCATACGTATACAGACTGGTCACAGATCGAGTCGCCGTCTTCTATCGGAGAAAGTGCGGTTCATGGTCTGAATTTAGATTGGAAGCGATTTGTAACGGACCAAACAATTTCATTTTTTGAAAATGAAATTGTTCCGATTAAAGCCATTACGCCCAATATCCCCATTACAACGAACTTCATGGCGGATACACATGACTTAATCCCGTTTCAATCCCTTGATTACAGCAAATTTGCGAAGCACATGGATGTAATTAGCTGGGATGCTTATCCTGCTTGGCATAACGATTGGGAAACAACGGCAGATCTAGCGATGAAGGTAGGGTTTATTAATGACTTGTATCGCAGTCTAAAGCAGCAACCTTTTTTATTAATGGAATCAACGCCAAGTGCCGTAAATTGGCATAGCGTAAATAAAGCAAAGCGACCAGGTATGCATCTGCTTTCTGCGATGCAAATGGTTGCACATGGTTCGGATAGCATTCTTTATTTTCAATGGCGGAAATCTAGGGGATCATCAGAGAAATTTCACGGCGCTGTCGTAGATCACGACAACAGCCCGAACAACCGTGTTTTTCAAGATGTAGCAACCGTTGGAAAAGTGCTAGAGCAGCTGTCAGATGTTGTCGGGACAAATCGTAGCAGTAATGTAGCGATTTTATACGATTGGGAAAGTCAGTGGGCGCTAGACGATGCACAAGGGTTCGGTTTAGAAACAAAAAGATATCCGCAAACGTTACAACAGCATTACCGCACTTTTTGGGAGAAGGATATTCCAGTAGATGTCATCACAAAAGAGCAAGATTTTAACCCTTATAAACTTCTCATTGTTCCTATGCTTTATTTAGCAAGTGAGCAGACGATTTCACGATTAAAAGCATTTGTTGAACAAGGAGGAACGCTTGTAATGACCTACATGAGTGGGCTGGTTAATGAGCATGACCTTGCGCATCTAGGTGGATGGCATAAGGATCTACGAGACATTTTTGGCATGCAGCCACTTGAAACAGATACGTTTTATCCAGCGGATGAGAATACTGTGGAATATGACGGAAAGTCTTATAGAGTGAAGGATCACGCTACCATTATCAACCTTCAAACAGCTACTGAAGAAGGTCAATATAAACAGGATTTTTACGCCGATACCTCAGCGGTTACAAAACACAGTTATGGTAAAGGATGTGCGTACTATATAGGCGCCCGTCTTGAAGATACTTTTCATGAAGCGTTTTATGAAAAGATCATAGAAGAATTATCGCTGAAATTAGAAGCAGTGATTGATCATGGTAAGGGCGTATCCGTTCAATGCCGATATGACGATGAACATGAGTATATCTTCATTATGAACTTCACAGAAGAAAAACAGGTTGTCACGATTCCAAATTCGATGAAGAACCTACTCTCCGGGGAAAACGAAGAGGGAGAAATCATCTTAAACGTTTATGAGACACGTGTTCTGAAACGAGAGCGTTGA
- a CDS encoding DUF2798 domain-containing protein, with the protein MPKTKKEGLYFGLMMCFGMAVVMGMYNMIRSGQYEQLTFGQLVLGLLLAFVVAFVVELVIVGPVARKLAFKLPFTKKKKVIMILTISTLMVIGMVVCMSAFGLIMSHSALSGASWSEYGENMWKNFVVAYPLQLLIMGPVVRFLFVKFVQKPARVSLPS; encoded by the coding sequence ATGCCAAAAACAAAAAAAGAAGGGCTTTATTTTGGTTTAATGATGTGTTTTGGAATGGCTGTTGTGATGGGAATGTACAACATGATTCGAAGTGGTCAATACGAACAGTTAACATTTGGACAGCTTGTTTTAGGACTTTTACTAGCATTTGTCGTTGCGTTCGTTGTGGAGCTAGTCATTGTAGGGCCGGTCGCGAGAAAGCTTGCCTTTAAGCTACCGTTTACAAAAAAGAAAAAGGTAATCATGATCTTAACGATTTCGACCCTTATGGTCATTGGAATGGTTGTTTGCATGTCTGCCTTTGGTTTAATCATGTCACATTCTGCACTAAGCGGGGCGAGTTGGTCGGAGTATGGTGAAAACATGTGGAAAAATTTCGTTGTTGCTTATCCACTACAGCTACTTATTATGGGACCTGTCGTTCGATTCTTATTTGTGAAATTCGTTCAAAAACCAGCCCGTGTTTCACTTCCTTCATGA
- a CDS encoding Gfo/Idh/MocA family protein, with product MIRFGIVGTNWITDRLLEAASFVEDFQLTAVYSRTEERAKEVGEKYRATHLFTSLEEMAKSDVIDAVYIATPNAFHADQTVVFLENGKHVLCEKPLAANEQEVSRMITCAKQNRVVLMEAMKSTLLPNFKVIQKHIHKVGPIRKYVASYCQYSSRYDKYKEGIVLNAFKPELANGALMDLGVYCLYPLITLFGEPEKIEASAVMLESGVDGQGSVLLQYGDRDAVVMYSKITNSYTPTEIQGEHGSMMIDKIHGAEKVEIRYNDGTVEDLTVKQPLPGMYYELAEFVRLVKQGELESPTNSHERSLLTMRTMDAIRRKTGLVYPNDML from the coding sequence ATGATTCGTTTTGGAATTGTAGGAACGAACTGGATTACCGATCGTTTATTAGAAGCAGCTAGTTTTGTAGAAGATTTTCAACTCACGGCTGTTTATTCAAGAACAGAGGAACGTGCGAAAGAAGTTGGAGAAAAATATCGTGCCACTCATTTGTTTACAAGCCTAGAGGAAATGGCGAAGAGCGATGTCATCGATGCCGTATACATCGCAACCCCGAATGCCTTCCACGCTGACCAAACGGTGGTTTTTTTAGAAAATGGCAAACACGTGCTATGCGAAAAACCGCTGGCAGCAAATGAACAAGAAGTATCACGAATGATTACGTGTGCAAAGCAAAACCGTGTTGTCCTCATGGAAGCAATGAAATCAACGCTTCTCCCAAACTTTAAAGTAATTCAGAAGCACATACATAAGGTAGGACCCATCCGCAAATACGTAGCAAGCTACTGCCAATATTCATCGCGATATGATAAATACAAAGAAGGCATCGTCTTAAATGCCTTTAAGCCTGAGTTGGCCAACGGTGCCCTAATGGACCTTGGCGTTTATTGCTTATACCCGCTTATTACATTATTCGGTGAACCAGAAAAGATAGAGGCATCAGCTGTTATGCTGGAGTCAGGTGTTGACGGACAAGGAAGCGTGTTGCTTCAATACGGTGATCGAGATGCGGTCGTCATGTATTCAAAAATTACAAACTCCTATACCCCAACAGAAATTCAAGGCGAACATGGGAGCATGATGATTGATAAAATTCACGGAGCCGAAAAAGTAGAAATTCGCTACAACGATGGAACTGTTGAAGATCTTACAGTCAAACAGCCTCTGCCAGGGATGTACTACGAGTTAGCTGAATTTGTTCGTCTAGTCAAGCAGGGTGAGCTTGAATCTCCTACAAATTCTCATGAACGATCACTTCTTACAATGCGAACGATGGACGCAATTCGTCGCAAGACCGGCCTTGTTTATCCGAACGATATGCTCTAA
- a CDS encoding sugar ABC transporter permease: MLKGMKSKRFSRLVISYLILTFVVVVIIYPLLWTIGASFNPGNSLVSTSIIPKNPTLDHYKELFSGNTSLQYVHWYLNSLKISVFTMIGSVISVSFTAYAFSRFRFRGRKNALTLFLLLQMIPQFSALIALFVLAQMLGMINSHWLLILLYIGGTIPMNTYLMKGYMDSIPMELDESAKMDGASNTRIFMQILMPLSKPMIAVVAMNGFTGPLGDFVMASTILRTPDSYTLPIGLYNLVNEVMGASYTTFAAGAILISIPIAIIFLVLQRNFVSGLTAGGTKG, encoded by the coding sequence ATGTTAAAAGGGATGAAGAGCAAGCGTTTCTCGCGACTTGTCATATCATATCTAATTTTAACGTTCGTTGTAGTGGTCATCATTTATCCACTGCTTTGGACAATAGGAGCAAGTTTTAATCCTGGCAATAGTCTAGTGAGCACCTCCATTATTCCGAAAAACCCGACGTTGGATCACTATAAGGAACTATTTTCAGGAAATACAAGTCTCCAATATGTTCATTGGTACCTTAACTCATTAAAGATAAGTGTGTTTACAATGATTGGATCCGTTATCAGCGTGTCCTTTACCGCTTATGCGTTTTCCCGATTTCGTTTTAGAGGAAGAAAAAATGCCTTAACGCTTTTTTTACTCCTGCAAATGATTCCGCAGTTTTCGGCGCTAATTGCCCTTTTTGTACTAGCTCAAATGCTAGGAATGATCAATAGTCATTGGTTGTTAATTCTTCTGTATATTGGCGGGACGATTCCAATGAACACTTATTTAATGAAAGGGTATATGGACTCCATTCCAATGGAACTGGATGAGAGTGCGAAGATGGATGGTGCAAGTAACACGAGAATTTTCATGCAGATTTTAATGCCGCTATCAAAGCCGATGATTGCAGTTGTGGCGATGAATGGTTTTACAGGTCCTTTAGGTGATTTTGTCATGGCCTCTACTATTCTCCGAACTCCTGATTCATACACGCTACCCATTGGACTATATAATCTTGTCAACGAGGTAATGGGAGCAAGTTATACGACATTTGCTGCGGGAGCTATTCTCATTAGTATTCCGATTGCAATTATTTTCTTAGTGCTACAACGAAATTTCGTCTCAGGGTTAACCGCCGGCGGAACGAAAGGATAA
- a CDS encoding alpha/beta fold hydrolase — translation MGGNKEGRELFVEIDGCILYAHIVGEKGNHPTVIMDAGYGDYSKAWKKIIPELSELTEVVMYDRAGLGKSESSSNERTSEKMVIELKEMLVKLNVKPPYVLVGHSFGGVNMRLFATEYEDEVAELILIDSTHEDYRERFLPTMSLEFQGAYQKQFIHEGSYDEFMKSLKQVKQKRRKLAIPLVVLCAGNKAHYSADSQLLWNEMQRELLVLSEDSTFTLATNSAHYIQNDEPEVVIDAIKKMVRSF, via the coding sequence GTGGGGGGAAATAAAGAAGGCCGTGAGTTGTTTGTTGAAATAGATGGCTGCATTCTCTATGCACATATTGTAGGTGAAAAAGGTAACCATCCGACAGTAATTATGGATGCAGGATACGGTGATTACTCAAAAGCGTGGAAGAAAATTATACCTGAGCTTTCAGAGCTCACTGAAGTCGTGATGTACGACCGAGCGGGCTTGGGGAAAAGTGAAAGCAGCTCTAATGAAAGAACGAGTGAGAAAATGGTGATAGAGCTAAAAGAAATGCTTGTGAAACTTAACGTGAAGCCTCCGTATGTGCTGGTGGGCCATTCGTTTGGTGGAGTCAACATGAGATTGTTTGCGACAGAGTATGAAGATGAAGTAGCGGAGTTAATTTTAATCGATTCAACGCATGAAGACTATAGAGAACGATTTCTTCCGACGATGTCACTGGAATTCCAAGGTGCTTATCAAAAGCAGTTTATTCACGAAGGAAGTTACGATGAATTCATGAAGAGTTTAAAACAGGTGAAACAAAAAAGAAGAAAGTTGGCTATACCATTAGTTGTTTTATGCGCAGGAAACAAAGCGCATTATTCGGCTGATTCACAATTGCTTTGGAATGAGATGCAGCGTGAGCTTCTCGTACTATCTGAAGACAGTACTTTTACACTTGCGACTAATAGTGCACATTATATTCAAAATGATGAACCAGAAGTCGTCATCGATGCGATAAAGAAAATGGTACGAAGCTTTTAA
- a CDS encoding LacI family DNA-binding transcriptional regulator — MATIKDIAEAAGYSISTVSRVLNNDPSLSVPDETREKVYEVAERLNYRRKTVRLLVKNIAFLYWLTDKEELEDVYFKEMRLEIEKLARKYNVELTTYKIADGIEKIPDNIEGFIAVGIFSDQELAHLHSLTPNGVFVDSTPDAYSFDSVRPDLAQTTIRTIKYLMEKGHTKIGFIGGTYHNPNTDLDEMDIRERTFRTYMSSKDKLNDAYIFCRRGFSVENGVYLMNQALDTLGDKLPTAFFIAADPIAVGCLQVLNEKRVSIPDRVSIISVNNISIAKYVSPPLTTFNIDMKEICKNAIEMLIERVVEKRKSSKTLYIGTELVTRKSTN, encoded by the coding sequence ATGGCAACGATTAAAGATATCGCTGAAGCAGCGGGATATTCGATTTCCACAGTTTCGCGTGTGTTAAATAATGACCCGAGTTTGTCCGTGCCTGATGAAACAAGAGAGAAAGTATATGAAGTGGCAGAAAGGTTGAATTACCGGAGAAAAACGGTTCGGCTGTTGGTAAAGAATATTGCTTTTTTGTACTGGTTAACAGATAAGGAAGAGCTCGAAGACGTGTATTTTAAGGAAATGCGTTTGGAAATTGAGAAGCTCGCTCGAAAATACAATGTTGAATTAACGACGTATAAGATAGCAGACGGAATTGAAAAAATTCCAGACAATATCGAAGGTTTTATTGCGGTGGGAATTTTCTCTGATCAAGAGTTAGCACACTTACATAGTCTGACCCCGAATGGCGTATTCGTCGATTCAACGCCTGACGCGTATTCATTTGATTCTGTTCGACCGGATTTGGCGCAAACAACGATTCGAACAATTAAGTATTTAATGGAAAAGGGGCACACAAAGATCGGTTTTATTGGAGGAACGTATCATAACCCTAATACAGATCTTGATGAGATGGATATACGAGAACGCACATTTCGTACGTATATGAGTAGTAAGGATAAGTTGAACGATGCGTATATTTTTTGTCGAAGAGGATTTTCTGTTGAGAACGGCGTGTACTTAATGAATCAAGCGTTGGACACACTAGGAGATAAACTTCCTACCGCTTTTTTTATTGCTGCGGATCCGATTGCAGTGGGATGTTTGCAAGTGCTAAATGAAAAAAGAGTTTCAATTCCAGATCGTGTAAGTATAATTAGTGTCAACAATATTAGTATCGCAAAATATGTTTCCCCACCGTTAACTACGTTTAATATTGATATGAAAGAAATTTGTAAAAATGCGATCGAAATGCTTATTGAACGCGTAGTGGAAAAAAGAAAAAGTAGTAAAACGCTTTATATAGGAACTGAACTTGTTACAAGAAAAAGTACAAACTAA
- a CDS encoding DUF2975 domain-containing protein, with protein MKFKTGFLKGALFFIGILILVLSVFWLPAVSKELATSNPDYAHLRLPLLLGLYMTLIPFYIALYQAFRLLHFIEKQYGFSAASLYSLCVIKNSAVAIVILYIAGMIYLAFSNALHPGIAIMGVIILFACVSIALLSMLLHELLRSGLELKTENELTI; from the coding sequence ATGAAATTTAAAACCGGCTTTTTGAAAGGCGCGCTCTTTTTTATTGGCATTCTTATTTTGGTTTTATCTGTGTTTTGGTTACCTGCTGTCTCAAAAGAATTAGCTACATCAAACCCTGACTACGCACACCTGCGCTTACCCTTACTGCTTGGCCTATACATGACGCTTATTCCATTTTACATTGCCCTTTACCAAGCGTTTCGACTTTTACATTTTATTGAGAAGCAATATGGATTTTCAGCAGCATCGCTCTACTCACTGTGCGTTATTAAAAACTCTGCAGTTGCCATCGTCATTCTATACATAGCAGGAATGATTTACTTAGCGTTTTCAAATGCCCTACATCCTGGAATCGCCATTATGGGTGTCATCATTTTATTTGCATGTGTTTCCATCGCGCTCCTTTCAATGCTACTACACGAACTGCTGCGGAGTGGACTAGAATTAAAAACAGAAAATGAGTTAACAATTTGA
- a CDS encoding CBO0543 family protein has translation MFEVVQQLKTQINNLELRYWYEQDVFSPHWWVVLIISALFVLLLCLLIDRQRVIFIWLVFFISFLLAGLVDEFGTYFGLWSYPHQFLIFTSRFNTVDFSIIPVTLTLVYQFFSKWSFFLIAHIIVSAIIGFIGVPLFVHFDLYQLNQWSYWNSFLTVLALGMIVKLISDAIDQYKHNKTY, from the coding sequence ATGTTTGAAGTGGTTCAGCAATTAAAAACACAAATTAACAATCTAGAGCTTCGCTATTGGTACGAACAAGATGTATTCAGCCCGCACTGGTGGGTCGTTTTAATTATCAGTGCCCTATTTGTCCTTCTCCTTTGTTTACTTATTGATCGGCAGCGCGTCATTTTTATTTGGCTCGTGTTTTTTATAAGCTTTTTGTTAGCCGGACTTGTCGATGAATTCGGCACATATTTTGGGTTATGGAGCTATCCCCATCAGTTTTTAATCTTCACGAGTCGTTTTAATACCGTTGATTTTTCCATTATTCCAGTCACCCTTACGTTGGTATACCAGTTCTTTAGCAAATGGAGCTTTTTCTTAATTGCTCACATTATCGTGTCCGCTATTATTGGCTTTATCGGCGTTCCTCTTTTCGTCCACTTTGATTTGTACCAATTAAATCAATGGTCGTATTGGAACTCATTTTTAACCGTTTTAGCACTTGGAATGATAGTAAAACTCATTAGTGATGCCATCGATCAGTATAAACATAACAAAACGTATTAA